The Pseudoliparis swirei isolate HS2019 ecotype Mariana Trench chromosome 16, NWPU_hadal_v1, whole genome shotgun sequence genome includes a window with the following:
- the eef1a1l3 gene encoding elongation factor 1-alpha-like, whose amino-acid sequence MAKEKTHINLVIIGHVDSGKSTTTGHLVYKCGGIDQRKLEKFEKAAALMGKSSFKFAWVLDKLKAERERGITIDISLLKFSTQKYSLTLIDAPGHRDFIKNMITGTSQADVALLVVSAAKGEFEAGVSRSGQTREHALLAYTLGVKQIIVCVNKMDLTEPPYCQKRFDEVVRGVGGFLKKIGYNAATVPFVPISGWTGENMITATQRMPWFQGWKSKRREGNASGRTLLEVLDAIQPPARSTNKPLRLPLQDVYKIGGIGTVPVGKIETGVLKPGMTLMFSPAKITAEVKSIEMHHQGLETALPGHNVGFNIKNVAAKNLRRGDVAGNAQQDPPSDVSSFVAQVIILNHPGKIKAGYSPVLDCHTTHVTCRFAELMEKIDRRTGKKLDDHPQVLMSGDAALVKLVPIKPMCVESFFKYPSLGRFAARDLKQTVAVGVIKSVQKDQGSKLPLKRSSV is encoded by the exons ATGGCGAAGGAGAAGACTCACATCAACCTGGTGATCATCGGTCATGTCGACAGCGGTAAGTCCACCACCACCGGCCACCTCGTCTACAAGTGCGGCGGCATCGACCAGAGGAAACTGGAGAAGTTCGAGAAGGCCGCAGCGCTG ATGGGGAAGAGTTCCTTCAAATTTGCCTGGGTGCTGGACAAGCTGAAAGCTGAGCGTGAGCGAGGAATCACAATTGACATATCTCTGCTGAAATTCAGCACTCAAAAATACTCCTTAACTCTCATCGATGCTCCTGGCCACCGCGACTTCATCAAAAACATGATAACCGGGACGTCACAG gcTGACGTGGCCCTGCTGGTGGTCTCTGCTGCTAAAGGGGAGTTTGAGGCCGGCGTGTCGAGAAGCGGTCAGACCAGGGAGCACGCCCTGCTGGCCTACACTCTGGGGGTCAAGCAGATCATCGTCTGTGTGAACAAGATGGATCTGACTGAACCCCCTTACTGCCAGAAGCGCTTTGACGAGGTGGTCCGAGGCGTCGGCGGCTTCCTCAAGAAGATCGGCTACAACGCCGCAACTGTGCCCTTTGTTCCCATATCTGGCTGGACTGGGGAGAACATGATCACTGCCACTCAGAGG ATGCCCTGGTTCCAAGGATGGAAATCCAAACGTAGGGAAGGGAATGCAAGCGGGAGAACTCTCCTCGAAGTCCTGGACGCCATTCAGCCCCCAGCGCGCTCCACCAACAAGCCCCTGAGGCTACCTCTGCAGGATGTCTACAAAATTGGAG GAATTGGGACCGTGCCAGTGGGCAAGATTGAAACCGGTGTCCTCAAACCAGGCATGACCCTGATGTTCTCCCCTGCCAAGATCACAGCCGAGGTGAAGTCCATTGAGATGCACCACCAGGGGCTGGAGACGGCTCTGCCGGGACACAATGTTGGCTTCAACATTAAGAACGTGGCCGCCAAGAACCTGCGGCGCGGCGACGTAGCTGGCAACGCCCAGCAGGACCCTCCATCGGACGTCAGCAGCTTTGTAGCGCAG GTGATAATCCTGAACCATCCAGGGAAGATTAAAGCCGGCTACTCCCCGGTCCTGGACTGCCACACCACCCATGTGACCTGTCGCTTTGCTGAGCTGATGGAGAAGATCGACCGGCGCACCGGCAAAAAACTGGACGACCATCCACAGGTCCTGATGTCTGGAGACGCTGCTCTGGTCAAACTGGTGCCCATCAAGCCCATGTGTGTGGAGAGCTTCTTCAAGTACCCGTCCCTGG GTCGCTTTGCAGCCCGAGATCTGAAGCAGACGGTCGCAGTTGGCGTCATCAAGTCGGTGCAGAAGGACCAAGGGTCAAAACTTCCCCTCAAGAGGTCAAGTGTGTAA